A part of Vigna radiata var. radiata cultivar VC1973A chromosome 11, Vradiata_ver6, whole genome shotgun sequence genomic DNA contains:
- the LOC106776657 gene encoding uncharacterized protein LOC106776657 has translation MAQSPSYYNRFPQTPNSTKKGRSGYEPSDTETEWQETPRHERERRNFTLQRNKSPMALHRRHPSRVEHEISSASTTSAPRRRHNSKSPYKLRVAEDVAASSSPLTGLDTRRNISPLPRPDLGRTVSPFREQRTEKPHYKRSVTAPRLRIQESNHGGIINDTVLQKREDSPFKSPSVGKINEMIAQVKLSNDPRSDYSSVLESTDSFQPGDLFFSRECNALQGRNSSLPKRIQQSEYFSPMPTVNSTRTPSESKGNNGDLNMNMNILSQSTTGLSSAATSRKGSVAGKTSSVTSEGSGKTTASMRKFTANRNKSQKDTWFACMRTGNCRTTRKSPERRPIDESSYIERAVVVESLPQFLADKHQPASLDGFICNRQEAQLLKELVSHGSCPHILLKGPSGSGKRELAMALLREIYGDACYNDQRLKKVSVPITSSPHHMELDVNSEPNAKYALMGLIKEISNIYAIAPEVSNINFKSDFKVIVLYDVHKAVDNIQHIIKWIVDRYSDICKLVLCCEDDADIIEAVKNRFKTVQVDAPQTHQIVEVLMQIAKNEKFDLSMNFAAKIATKSKQNLRKAIMALEACKAHNYPFSEEQPISVVWEEIVIEVATEILADPSYSRLLSIRGKFQMLLLDFVQPKLVLLKLVEHLLKRIDGSLKRELYYWHAYYDRRLPPGITALLKLEEFVAKFMSMCRKNSGNRQYV, from the exons ATGGCTCAGTCACCGTCTTATTATAACCGATTTCCTCAGACTCCAAACTCAACTAAGAAGGGACGTAGTGGCTATGAGCCATCAGACACCGAGACCGAGTGGCAAGAGACTCCACGCCACGAACGAGAAAGAAGAAACTTCACTTTACAACGGAACAAGAGCCCCATGGCACTACACAGGAGGCACCCTTCCAGGGTTGAACATGAAATCTCATCAGCTTCAACAACTTCAGCTCCACGTAGAAGACACAATAGCAAATCACCCTATAAGCTCCGCGTAGCAGAAGATGTTGCTGCTTCATCATCGCCCCTAACAGGTTTGGATACACGCAGAAATATCAGTCCCTTGCCGAGACCTGACCTTGGAAGAACTGTGTCCCCTTTCAGGGAGCAAAGAACCGAGAAGCCACACTACAAGAGATCAGTGACTGCTCCCAGGTTGAGGATTCAAGAGAGCAACCATGGAGGGATAATCAATGACACTGTTCTACAGAAAAGAGAAGATTCTCCTTTCAAATCGCCTTCGGTTGGAAAAATCAACGAAATGATAGCACAGGTGAAGCTATCTAATGATCCCAGAAGTGATTATTCATCAGTGCTTGAAAGCACTGATTCCTTTCAACCCGGTGACCTTTTCTTTTCTCGTGAATGCAATGCCTTGCAAGGGAGGAATTCTTCGTTGCCGAAACGCATCCAACAGAGTGAGTATTTCAGTCCAATGCCAACGGTGAACTCCACGAGAACACCATCTGAAAGCAAAGGAAATAACGGTGATCTTAAcatgaatatgaatattttgtCTCAATCAACCACGGGTTTGAGTTCTGCTGCCACGAGTAGAAAGGGAAGTGTCGCTGGTAAGACAAGTAGTGTAACAAGCGAGGGTAGTGGAAAGACGACCGCAAGCATGAGGAAATTCACAGCTAACAGAAATAAGAGCCAGAAAGATACATGGTTTGCTTGCATGAGAACAGGTAACTGTAGAACCACTAGAAAATCTCCTGAACGTCGACCCATTGACGAATCTTCTTACATCGAGAGAGCAGTGGTAGTGGAAAGCCTCCCACAATTCTTGGCAGATAAGCACCAACCTGCTTCACTTGATGGCTTCATTTGCAACAGACAAGAAGCTCAACTTCTGAAGGAATTG GTGTCTCATGGCTCTTGCCCTCATATTTTGCTCAAAGGACCCTCTGGTTCCGGGAAAAGAGAGCTAGCAATGGCTCTTCTTAGAGAAATATATGGGGATGCATGTTATAAT GACCAAAGGCTTAAGAAAGTCTCTGTACCCATAACATCCAGTCCTCATCACATGGAGCTTGATGTAAATTCAGAACCAAATGCTAAATATGCTTTAATGGGATTGATCAAAGAAATAAGCAATATATATGCTATTGCCCCTGAAGTAAGCAATATTAATTTCAAGTCAGATTTTAAAG TAATAGTTCTTTATGATGTCCACAAAGCTGTAGATAACATTCAGCACATTATCAAATGGATAGTAGACCGCTATTCTGATATATGCAAATTAGTACTCTGCTGTGAAGATGATGCAGACATCATTGAAGCTGTGAAAAATCGGTTCAAAACTGTACAAGTTGATGCTCCTCAAACTCACCAA ATTGTTGAGGTTCTTATGCAGATAGCAAAGAATGAGAAATTTGATCTGTCCATGAACTTTGCTGCGAAGATTGCTACAAAATCTAAGCAGAACCTCAGAAAAGCAATCATGGCTCTGGAAGCATGCAAAGCACACAA CTATCCATTTTCAGAAGAACAACCAATTTCAGTTGTATGGGAGGAGATCGTAATAGAAGTTGCCACAGAGATCCTAGCTGATCCATCATATTCACG CTTACTCTCAATTCGAGGGAAATTTCAAATGCTTCTCTTGGATTTTGTCCAGCCGAAATTGGTTCTCCTG AAACTCGTAGAACATCTCCTAAAAAGAATTGATGGCAGCTTAAAGAGGGAGCTATATTACTGGCATGCCTATTAT GACAGAAGACTCCCACCAGGAATAACAGCTTTACTAAAGTTAGAAG AATTTGTGGCTAAGTTCATGAGCATGTGCAGAAAAAACTCTGGCAATCGGCAATATGTGTAG
- the LOC106778070 gene encoding soluble inorganic pyrophosphatase 1, which yields MAHHEDSSAWNSDLPHPKLNERILSSLSRRTVAAHPWHDLEIGPGAPSVFNCVVEIGKGSKVKYELDKKSGLIKVDRVLYSSVVYPHNYGFIPRTICEDSDPMDVLVLMQEPVLPGTFLRARAIGLMPMIDQGERDDKIIAVCADDPEFRHYTDIKELPPHRLAEIRRFFEEYKKNENKKVDVEDFLPAEAAVDAIKYSMDLYAAYIVESLRH from the exons ATGGCTCACCATGAAGATTCAAGTGCATGGAATTCGGATTTACCTCACCCAAAGCTCAATGAAAGAATACTTTCTTCTCTGTCACGGAGAACTGTTGCTGCTCACCCCTGGCACGACTTAGAGATTG GACCAGGAGCTCCGTCAGTTTTCAACTGT GTGGTTGAAATTGGCAAAGGCAGTAAGGTCAAGTATGAGTTGGACAAGAAAAGTGGACTTATAAAG GTTGATCGGGTTCTTTACTCATCTGTTGTCTACCCGCACAACTATGGTTTTATCCCAAGAACCATTTGTGAAGACAGTGATCCCATGGACGTGCTGGTTCTGATGCAG GAGCCCGTGCTTCCTGGTACCTTCCTTCGTGCTCGCGCTATAGGACTAATGCCCATGATTGACCAG GGTGAGAGGGATGACAAGATCATAGCAGTTTGTGCTGATGACCCTGAGTTCCGTCATTACACGGACATCAAGGAGCTTCCTCCACATCGGTTAGCTGAAATCAGAAGATTCTTTGAGGAGT acaagaaaaatgaaaacaaaaaggttgACGTTGAGGACTTTCTACCAGCTGAAGCTGCCGTTGATGCCATCAAATACTCCAT GGACTTGTATGCTGCTTATATAGTTGAAAGCTTGAGGCACTAA